A region of Saccopteryx leptura isolate mSacLep1 chromosome X, mSacLep1_pri_phased_curated, whole genome shotgun sequence DNA encodes the following proteins:
- the PDZD11 gene encoding PDZ domain-containing protein 11, whose product MDSRIPYDDYPVVFLPAYENPPAWIPPHERVYHPDYNNELTQFLPRIVTLKKPPGAQLGFNIRGGKASQLGIFISKVIPDSDAHRAGLQEGDQVLAVNDVDFQDIEHSKAVEILKTAREISMRVRFFPYNYHRQKERTVH is encoded by the exons ATGGACAGCAGGATTCCTTATGATGACTACCCAGTGGTGTTCCTGCCTGCCTATGAGAATCCCCCAGCATGGATTCCCCCTCATGAG AGGGTGTACCACCCAGATTACAACAATGAATTGACCCAGTTTCTGCCCCGCATTGTCACACTGAAGAAACCCCCTGGAGCTCAG TTGGGATTTAACATCCGAGGAGGAAAGGCTTCCCAGCTAGGCATCTTCATCTCCAAG GTGATCCCTGACTCCGATGCACATCGAGCCGGACTCCAAGAAGGGGACCAAGTCCTAGCTGTAAATGATGTGGATTTTCAAGATATTGAGCACAGCAAG GCTGTTGAGATCCTGAAGACAGCCCGTGAAATCAGCATGCGTGTCCGCTTCTTTCCCTACA atTATCATCGCCAGAAAGAGAGAACTGTACACTAG